From the Cloeon dipterum chromosome 4, ieCloDipt1.1, whole genome shotgun sequence genome, the window ggataatattattaaaaattgtcatttacTGACTAATCTCAACCACAAGTTTAATATCCAGtggataataaaatttacgctGAATGGATAttcaatcttttttatttccctcttcCTCACATCAAACTTTGTTTGCATTgcgattttgaattatttaacctTGCTGCTAATCATATACAATACGACGACACTACTAGTGGTTTTATCTAAGTTCAACTTTATGATCTGAACCTGCGGATCTTGAATTATCAGGAGGTGAACTCTCCTCTCATTTGCAATATGTTAAACTGTTAAATATATTAGCATGGTTTTCAGCGGCTAACACGATTTAAGTGAGAAATTAGCATTACCTTGAAATGCGGCAAGAAACTCGCACATATCCCTCAGctttacttgaaaaaaataagataaactGAGGACAGAGGTCTCAacctctgacaatgagttgataattaaaaatatcaaatgaaCAATACTATTTTTTGTCCTCGTTTTATGTGTTTTGTGTTGGTCACAAGTTTTTGAATCATACACCCCACCACTAGCAGCGATTCAATTTTAGTAGAtgaaattgcatgaaaaatgTCTAGCCAAAGTTCTGACAAAAACTCCAGgtataaaaattccaacactatggaaataaaaagaaaaaattaatcaaaacataattttaatagtgATTGCGAGAggcattttaagaaaatcgcATTATGAGACTAATCACGGTTGGCAGTAAATAATGTAACAATTAGATGAATGGCACTTGTATGAGGGAAAAAGGAATTATTGTCAACCCTAAATCAGCTTTAACTAGTCCAGCATTCAAATAAGACAATGTGATGTCTTTGCTTAACGCAAGTAGGACACTATGATTTATTGATAACACATCGGAGCTCCTGACTAGTCAGCCAACAACAGAGATGATGCAACTTCGGAAATGCGAGagtactttttaaaatttggtcagCTATCAGGAATCCAACCTGCCATTATCTCGATTGATCTTAAAAACATAACATAACTAATTCTGAATGCAGCGTCTTCGCTCAGCCTAAAACAAAGCCACAACCGAGTCGGAACTGTCCATTGCGGTGGTTCATTGTACCGCTCAGGCTGAGAGTGAAGGGCATCGGCAGCAGTCTCTTCTCCAAAACTGCGCCCACGGTCCACGAGGTGTCCACCATACCTGCAATGATTGAGTATTAGTAAATATCACAAATTTAGATCTGGTTGTGCTCAGCTCTCACCCTTGAAAACACAATTAGCCTTGGGAAGGTCGATCTGGTAGCCAATTTGTGCGGTAGATTCCTGAATTCTAAGATTGGTTTCCAGCTCCACACCGATCTGCAATCAAGCAAAAAgtaataagaaattttaaaaaaagaagtgGCAAGCAAATCCATGCAACACTATAATTTATAAGaggtaaaaatgaatttaaatagcaattaatttgatttaaaaaaaattgtgacagTTTCCTCTTAATTCATAATCCTACAAATCTTATGATGAATTAACAACGGTATTTTAAtcaagtaatttaattttaagggctACTAAAGAGtaaagaaatatgaaaaactaGAGtgatcaaaaaaatttgagaagaggtctcagccagccgcgctgcgccgccggtgaaaatggtcaaaaattaacgagtgcaggaggaaaaaatgtcttccgaCCCATCTGGCTAGTAAGCACTAttaaacttcacgtttaaattatcgtcagccgcgccagcggCCGCCAGGCGGTAAAATCGGCTAGGccggtcccgccagccgcTGCGTGAAATCTcgtggctgagacctctaattatACGTACGAAAATTGTAATGCAatgattaaaagaaagccaaaGCAATTATTACTGCATACCTTTCCAAAGAGCAGAAggattttaaactaatattatttactattgtttgatttttaagtaCTAAGGTAGATAAGTGACCCagcaaagaaatattttacagatacattgcatattttattattttagccagataaataaaagtaatttatttgaatatttgaaatttgaaactcgctctacaaatacaaacaaatctagtcttaatttttccaactaaCCCgaccagaaaaaaaatatttcagaactTCCTCAGCCTAAAGGATGAAATGATTTGATCTTTAAGAACCGCGTAAGAGACTCAATACTAACCTGAAGAGTATCACTGCATTTTTGGTAGTAGCAGGCGTGGACGCCAGAAGCGCCGACAGTGCCGCTGGCTGTGAACTGGTCGCATGTGTAGCGTCCAGCGACGTTTATGACGGTGGCATGGAAACCCGGCACCTGTGGTCCGTACTGGTAAGCCAGTTCAGCACCAAGAGCCACATTCTTGGTCACCGACTGCAGGTAGTGGCCAACAAGAACACCTACGCCAATACCGcgttttaaaatacaaaattcaccAATGTCAAGGCTTTAACAAACCCGAGTTAGTGACAATATCAGTGTTAGCTGCCGTAAGAGAGGCTGTAAAGTCATCTCCCTTGTAGTCCATTGAGCCTTGCATGCCCACAACTTTGCTTGCCTGGAtctgaaagagaaaaatgtcagACAGATTTTCCTATCAAGCTGTGGCATTAAAACCTTGGAAACAAATCTTCCCAATATCCGTGGCTGGATGAGATGAATAATGTTGGCATTTAGGGTGCCACTGGGGTCGATGTCTcctgcaaaaattggaaacgcTTCCGAGGGGCTGATTTGGTTTGTTCCTACGTAGTTTGCTCCAAATTTATATCCAGACTGTGCAGGATTTACTGAGCTGATATTCAGTGTGTGGGAGATTTGAAAGTGTTGACTGACGCCTTTGTTTACCATGAATTTCGCTCCCTCAAAAGTCATGGGAAACACCTCTGCAAACAGTGAACAACATTAGTCAGTTTTGTGAGGAGAGATCAATTTTCTCGGCGTTTTTACCTTTGCACTTTCGATGCAACTCCTCCATGGGTCCTGGGTTAATGAGACTGGGGTCTTTGCTTAATGGCGAGGgacttaaaattttctcttcttcaGGTGCTGTCGGTGATGGGCCAAGAGGAATGGGGACTGCTGCCGGAGGTGGCGAACTCGATGCGAAGACGTTACCCATTTTGCTGCGGCTTTTATGAATTACAGATGAAGTAACTTAACTTTATCTCGGCGCGCTCGTGCGTTCGTTTCAGTCGGCGATGTTCAGGAAATAAagccaatttcaaatttttagccGAATATTTCGCTTTCCGTCAGTCAGGCAGCATGGCAGCAGTCTCTGATTTATTTAAGGGAGTTGCCGGTGGTGGCAGCAACTTAGTATTAGTAAGCAGCAGTAAGCAGTTAACAAAAGACACGCAGGGTAGCCATTTTTTGAATCGAAGTAGCTATGATAatgataaaaagtaatattgtGTACCTTTGTTAAATGGTGGATTCGTTGCAAATTTCTCCCCAAATGGTTAGAGTGTTGCAAAGCAACATAACAATGATCATGAGATTATGGAAacccatttttattgttgattcaCCTAAGTTCATGATTTCACCTACAATAAGATTGCATCActatcattaaaaatcacaaaacttgcaaattttttaaagagacaaAATACGGTTTTACATTTATATCAGTCATTTtcgaagcaaaatttttattctacgaATAATGTATTAGAAACAATTTCTGCTTTCTGGTACTGTTTGGAAGTGTTGGTGCACCTGTTCTGGTCCCCGTCTTTCCCCATGTGATTCATTTGTTTCTGTTCAAGGCCACACCACTGGAATCCTGAAATTTATCGAACTCGGCAGCACAAAGTTATTCGGCACAAGGCATTCGGTATAAACATGACAATGATTTCCAAAACCACCCTGGGAATTGCTGCAGGGATTTGTGGGACAATCTTCTTGGGCTATTGTGTCTACTTCGATAGATGTAGGAGGATGGACCCTAACTTCAAAAAGAAGCTCAGGGAGCGTGAGTCACTTGCATTGCATATTTAcgcatttatttcaatcacaCCACGCTTTGACGTCTCTCATGACAAATTTGTATTTCGATGGACTCGCTGACGACGATTAATTCTTGCAGGCCGCCGTCTCATGAAGGCCAACCTGAAAAACACGAGCTCAAAGCTGCCGAACATGAATGACCACGAGGCCGTTCAGAAGTTCTTCATTCAAGAGGTAAACTGCTAAATGACTCGTAGAAAGAGATATAAATAAACTCATTTACGTGACGCGTGTTTAGGTGCAACTCGGTGAAGAGCTCTTGGGCCAGGGAGACGTTGAAGGTGGAGTTGAGCATTTGGCAAACGCCGTGTCAGTTTGCGGCCAACCTCAGCAGCTCCTCCAGGTGCTCCAGCAGACTCTGCCCCCACAAGTCTTCTTCCTACTCATGCAGCAGTTGCCCACGATCATGAACAAGGTTTGTTGTTTCGGCATCGctgtcatttttaatctttaaagaTTGCTTACGCAAGAGCTAATGGCTCATTACTCaccattttctatttttcaatcacAGGGATTCCCCAGCAACAACGCAACTGTTTCCGAAGACGATGTTGAATAAGAAAAGTTCGCtgtagcaaattaaataaatgatctGGCAGGAGATGGCTTCTAACAAAAGTGTAGTGTAGCTGTGCCCATGGAAGAAGTTCAACCCAGCCTTGTAGTAGAACGTTTTAATGAACTGTGCATAGACACTTACTCACTGATAGACATTTTCTGCAATAAATTCCCATCTCGTTAAAAAAGAAAGTGTCACGCCAGGATTGGTATACCTTACGCGCCGCACGGAAAATGTGGCTGTGTTATGAATGTTATTTTGTGTTCCAGCATGGCAATATTGTTGTtcgacaaaataaaacaaaacagcaGGCATTGTAAAGAAATGCCTGTGCCTACACGTCTAATgcttgtcaaataaaatataaatatataagtcatgctttttaattttgtcttccAGAGTGTTAGGTGTACTGTAAATGGATTAGCCTCTTAAATGGCTCataacaaaattgaataaataataatagaggtctcagccgcaaGATTTAAGGCGGTGGCTGGTGGGACTAGCAGTTtacgcggctgacaatattttaaacgtgaagtgtGATAGTTCTTAAAGGCCCAAATGGCTGCTGGCTGGAAGacctcttttaaaattttgaccctttttcatcagcggctggctgagacctctaaataATAAGCATTCTTAGTTTTGTCAATCAAAAGAGAAGTGTATGCTACAGCCTCATTGAACGCGCCTCATCCTGATAATTtagttaataaatatcaacCCTAATTTGGCATATTAATGTCCCATTtcttataaaatgatttaacgtGGCCTGCGATGATAAGGTCTAAGTTTTAGGAAGAAAAGATCAAATTATAACTGCCATAACAATTTATGTAAAAAGACTAACAAAATATAAGTAACAGGCACCAAAGGTTATTCTAGTTAACACCGATGCAATAGGCAGTTGGTACCCTGCGATCTAAAAATATACAGTTGTGATAGCAGAATTATCTTTGCTCTTGAACCAACTTGTCACTagcaccatttttaatttcctctttgaACTTTTTGACCTCTTCTGGCTTCTCGTTTTCGGCTCTCGCCTCCTCCATGATATCCAAGGCTCCTTCAGCGACCAATTCTTCTGCGACTTTGATCCCCAAGTCTTGTGCCATTTCTAGCTCGTCTTTTAATAGCTTTCCTGCTAAGATACCAGCAAAGAGGGTATCTTCCTTTTTGGTCATCTTCTTCGGTGGCTCGTCCTTAGTGGCAATCACCGCGCTTAACTTCTTTTTCAGACTTTTCTTTCCATCCAAACTCCACACTCCCGCTTCTAGACTCAAATTATCGTTGtcgctgcaaaataaattgaacctCAATTcttgtgaaacaaaataacaGCAGCACAAAATTTAACCACAGCATCAAAACTcccaaatttgttttgtaaattacattaaacaatttctttgaaaaataccATAATATTCACGGATTAAAAAGTGGCAGAacataaaatagcaaaaaaaataataatatggcTCTAGCACCTTACAATTGGATATAAACAGCAACACTAACACATCAAACGATATGAGGTGCGTTAAATGAATTTACAAAGTGTGCAAATTTactgtcataaaaattgaaacaaaattaacaggGATGAAGAAGtggaaaatatctcaaaaGTATGTTTTACTATATcttgtgttttgcaaatttgcagaaaatttttgcatttttaaataatctgaGCTGGAATagtaaattccttttttcatCTCTAATTTCATAGTATCAAGTTAAAGATAGTTTAAGCTTatattcgatttaaaaatatattgcagctgaattttgaatgtttaaatcttaaaaaacaatgatttaatttagcagTCCACCAATTTAAGCTGTCAGCTATAAAATCACCCAGTTGTATTATCTATACATTTATAATAAACAGcgtttaagaaaataaaaacttactCGAGGGTGCAATTCACTGCCACAGGAGCGCTGCATCCCCCTCCAAGTTTCTTCAAAAGGCTCCTTTCCGCAACTACCCTGAGCACCGTGCTGCGGTCGTGCAAGGGGGCCAAAAAGTCAACAGTTTTCTGGTCGTCAGACCTGCACTCAATGGCCAGAGCGCCCTGGCCAACTGCGTACATGATTTCGCTGGGCTCCAGTATCtggctgattttattttcccagccCATCCTCTCAATTCCTGCCACGGCCAACATGATGGCTGAGTATTGCAGAGGGTTCTCTGCATCTTTGTTGTTTGAATCAACAACGGAATTTGTCAACTTGCTGAGGCGCGTGTTCAGGTTGCCTCTGATGCTTTTCACCTCCAAGTCGGGGTACAACTGTCGCACTTGGGCAACCCGTCTCAGTGAACTTGTGCCtgagaatgaatgaaattgtttattctcacagtGATACataagaaacaataaaatactaTCTTATCAGATCTTGTTCAACATGTGAATCAAAGTATCTGTAAACGCAATCATTgtcagaaaaataacaatttaccAACTATGCTGTTTTTAGCCAGTTCAGACAGACTTTTAGCTTCCAATTTTGGATGAATAATAACAGCATCTCTCGCGTTTTCGCGcctaaagaaaataatttttttgtcaatgtGCAAATAGGAACAAGTATGACAATCTTACTTGCAAATTCCGCCAATCGCTAAATTGTCTGGTAGTGTCGTTGGTAAATCTTTAAGGGAGTGCACAACAAAATCAACAGAGCCCTCCTCCAAGGCGACCTCCAGTTCTTTCGTAAATAAACTTTTCTCTCCAATCTTTGGGAGTGGCTTGTCTAAAATTTTGTCTCCAGTGGTGTTCATTTCAACTGCAAATGATGTGAATATTATTATGAAACTGTAGGTGcataagaaacaaaattttacctaTTTCAAAACGTGCGTTTGGGTGAAATAGCTTCAATGAGTCTATAACACTGTTAGTTTGAATTAAggccagctgaaatttaaatgaattattaatcttTATGGAAATTATCACAGAAAGTTTCTATTAGCTACCTGACTCTTTCTGGAGCCCACTTTAACAACCTTTTCGCCGTCTCCAGAATCCATAGCTGTTTGGTATTACACGAAACACGTGTAGTTTTCAGGAAAGGTTTTTCGATATTATGAAACAAGCACTTCAGTAAAAGTAGCGCAAACTCATCAAGGCAACGAGCTCATTTCACTGCTGCTGCGAAAGCACGTCTGATTTTAGCAGTATGTAAAAAGTCGAAAGAGTTGTCGTTAAGATAATAATTTCGGCTACGATAACAGGGTCACGCTGGCCAACTCGGTCTCCccagaaaatttgtaataccGCCTTGCTTTAGCCGAGTGCAAGAGCAGGGGTGCAATGTGCatggataaaattgaaatgtggTCGAAAGTAGGCGTGTCTTTCAACATGTGACAAAGTTACGCCCACCAAATCGTGTTTTGACCTGCCTCAAGCCCGCTCAAGCCTGCTCAAGCCTCAAGTgagaatcaaaatcaaagcaaACCGTGGAAACGGTGGGAGCaaagagcaaattaaataatgttgttaTCAGGAAAAATTACAGGTTTCCGCCGCGTTAAACATCTCACCAGTTCTTAAGAGAAtcccatttaaaaaagtacGGGCGGCGGATACGAAAAGCTTCGGTGAAAAGTGCATCTACATTACATATATCTCTACTTTGTCCATAAATATGTATCATGCCAACAAATCCAAAGGAATATCTATCATCGTTGGGATAGTTTAGCCGAAGAGgtgatttatttgatatttattatcaCTTGTAAAATACAACTACATATTTATTATGCATCTTGTTTTAGTATTATTTATATCTGCCAAATGAATTCATTATCTCCCAAAACCAcccaaaaaaatcaagacaaaAGTTTATGTGATTGCGCTACTCCACAGCgcaaaatttgtgttaatttcCTGCTCATTTTCTATGATTGCTACAGCATAATTCATACTTACTCACCTATaacgtaattattttaattcaggtTACCATACAGGCCATGTCGGAATCAAACAAGAGACCGCAATTAACGCTGAGGGAGATTAAAAGGCCAATGATACTGGCGAAGGTACGTAAGTTCAACCATTAAAAAGTAACTACATAGTTGGTTTAATTTACGCACATTTGTGTGTGAGTCAATCAATTACTGTACACAAGATGCATGCGCTAAAGCAGGAAGAACATTTTCACACACTCTTGCTATACATCTAATATCATTACtctaatttgagaaaaatgtatGTACTTATACATTTTGAAATCACCTTAGGTGACACCAGCAAAACCGATCTCACCTCTAGAACAAAATAAGACCAGACTGAAAACCAATGGCGGCATTCCTCAAGAAACACCTTGCAACACGGCAGAAGAGAATGCGAGTATCGCGGATGATCCAGAGGTAATATATAGaagcaataataatcattattacttaataatttctctctcgtttaattttattaggaGGTTCTCTACACGTGACGgcttattatttgtttcagaTTCGAGTTCTTCAACAACCAGTCTCAGTCACCACCTTCTTTACAGAAAACTGTGCGCCAGTTCTCTTGCCAGTATTCCAGTGCATATATCACTGCAAATTCAGGTCTCCGTCGTTCAACAAGATGAAGCTCCATGTGATGGCCAATCACAAACCTCCAGACCAGGACAACTATACCTGCAAGGCTTGCAAGTTCAAAACCATCTGGGCAAACACCTTTGTGAACCACATGATCTGCGCGCACTGCGTCACATACCATTGCATGCTATGCGATATTAGCCTACCCAACAATGCTATCGAAAACCACTTCCAGTCTATCACTCACAAGTGTAGGATAATGAAATCGGAAGTTTGCGATCTCATCACCATAAATCCTTACGCTCTGAAGAAGCACAGGTACACGCATTGCTTCAACAAAGAAGTCGTCTGTCACAGATGCTCTTGGGTCATCAGCCATCACAGATTGAAGAAAGCTGTCGATTTTGTGGACCACAATCGCATGTCACCAGATCAGCCGAATGCTCCTCACTTGAGGTGCACTTGGTGCGAATTTACAACGTTCAACTACAGCCTTTTGGAAAACCACATGAACTTAAAGTTGGAGCAGCACTTTCACCAATGCCCCGTTTGCCGTTCTAATTGCAAAAGTTTGGATTTTCTTGTTAATTCTCACTTTGACACTTGCCAAGACTTAAACAAAGTTTTAAGTTCGGACGACATGATCAAGCAATTTGGAATAGGAAAATCAGTAAATCCGACGCTGATCTTGGATGCAGCCAAATGTTCTTGCAAATCTCTTTGCGCGAAAACCACTCTGGACTTATTGGTTACCGTCACGCCAATGAAAGTGATGGCAGAATTGATGGTCTCGGAAGGAAAAATCTGCCAAATGTGCAAACTACAGCTGCACAGTGACATAGACGCGTGGAATCATTTTCAGGTGCACTTTACGCCTTGCTGCAAATCGTGCTCGAAGAGTTTTCCTTCCGTTTTCTGCAAAGAGCATGCAGAGTGGCACTATCTCATTTCCGACGAGTACTTTGACAAATTCACGCAGCACTCGTTTGTCAAAGTTACGGACCAGTTGATGCATTGCCGACATTGTACTTTGGCTGTCACACACGACCAACTCATAAAGCTCATCAGTACAACTCGCAAGTGCAATGAGTGCAGCTTCTTGATCACTGAAAACAATTACCACGTGTTGCAGCACTTGCTGTGGAAAAAGAGCGGAAGCTGTCAATTTTCACCGCAGATTGAAAGATACATTTACCGGAACTGTGAGAAGGGACGCTGCTCCTGCAATAGAGAATTGGCAGACTGGTACGCTCGCCATTTTCAGTGCGAAACGTTATACATGAGCAAACTTAGCCACGTGCAGCAGTCAGCCGAAATATGCAACTTGTTCACGTCGACAGTATGTAGCATATGCAGCATAAAACTACACTCGTTGAAGACATTGGAGTTGCACACGGATCACCATCCAATTTACGTGTGCCACCTGTGTGGCGACGTAGTTAGAAAAGTCTCTCAGCACTACGCCGCAAAGCACCCAAATTTGGAGAAGAATTTGACCGAATTGGCGAAATTGGGGCCATACATAAGTCGACATTCGGATTTGTTCAAAAGCCTGTTTCTTTGCAACTTCTCCAAAGGGGACAAGAACACCAGTTTTGTATTAAACAGCTATTGTATCTTCTGCAGAGTTAAAGTATTGGTCGATGATCGCGGGGAGAGCCAGCATTGGAACCTGCACATGACGCCGTGCTGCCGCGACTGCACGACGCTGAAGATGAGGAAGTGCGAGGCGCACAGCAAGCCCCTGTTTTTCCACCCAGTCTTCTACCTCCACAAGTTCACGCAACACAATTTCGTCAAGAAGGAGGGCTACAACTACGAGTGCGAC encodes:
- the LOC135944598 gene encoding mitochondrial import receptor subunit TOM40 homolog 1-like; this translates as MGNVFASSSPPPAAVPIPLGPSPTAPEEEKILSPSPLSKDPSLINPGPMEELHRKCKEVFPMTFEGAKFMVNKGVSQHFQISHTLNISSVNPAQSGYKFGANYVGTNQISPSEAFPIFAGDIDPSGTLNANIIHLIQPRILGRFVSKIQASKVVGMQGSMDYKGDDFTASLTAANTDIVTNSGVLVGHYLQSVTKNVALGAELAYQYGPQVPGFHATVINVAGRYTCDQFTASGTVGASGVHACYYQKCSDTLQIGVELETNLRIQESTAQIGYQIDLPKANCVFKGMVDTSWTVGAVLEKRLLPMPFTLSLSGTMNHRNGQFRLGCGFVLG
- the LOC135944601 gene encoding mitochondrial import receptor subunit TOM20 homolog, whose translation is MTMISKTTLGIAAGICGTIFLGYCVYFDRCRRMDPNFKKKLRERRRLMKANLKNTSSKLPNMNDHEAVQKFFIQEVQLGEELLGQGDVEGGVEHLANAVSVCGQPQQLLQVLQQTLPPQVFFLLMQQLPTIMNKGFPSNNATVSEDDVE
- the l(3)02640 gene encoding porphobilinogen deaminase, producing MDSGDGEKVVKVGSRKSQLALIQTNSVIDSLKLFHPNARFEIVEMNTTGDKILDKPLPKIGEKSLFTKELEVALEEGSVDFVVHSLKDLPTTLPDNLAIGGICKRENARDAVIIHPKLEAKSLSELAKNSIVGTSSLRRVAQVRQLYPDLEVKSIRGNLNTRLSKLTNSVVDSNNKDAENPLQYSAIMLAVAGIERMGWENKISQILEPSEIMYAVGQGALAIECRSDDQKTVDFLAPLHDRSTVLRVVAERSLLKKLGGGCSAPVAVNCTLDDNDNLSLEAGVWSLDGKKSLKKKLSAVIATKDEPPKKMTKKEDTLFAGILAGKLLKDELEMAQDLGIKVAEELVAEGALDIMEEARAENEKPEEVKKFKEEIKNGASDKLVQEQR
- the LOC135944595 gene encoding uncharacterized protein LOC135944595; protein product: MSESNKRPQLTLREIKRPMILAKVTPAKPISPLEQNKTRLKTNGGIPQETPCNTAEENASIADDPEIRVLQQPVSVTTFFTENCAPVLLPVFQCIYHCKFRSPSFNKMKLHVMANHKPPDQDNYTCKACKFKTIWANTFVNHMICAHCVTYHCMLCDISLPNNAIENHFQSITHKCRIMKSEVCDLITINPYALKKHRYTHCFNKEVVCHRCSWVISHHRLKKAVDFVDHNRMSPDQPNAPHLRCTWCEFTTFNYSLLENHMNLKLEQHFHQCPVCRSNCKSLDFLVNSHFDTCQDLNKVLSSDDMIKQFGIGKSVNPTLILDAAKCSCKSLCAKTTLDLLVTVTPMKVMAELMVSEGKICQMCKLQLHSDIDAWNHFQVHFTPCCKSCSKSFPSVFCKEHAEWHYLISDEYFDKFTQHSFVKVTDQLMHCRHCTLAVTHDQLIKLISTTRKCNECSFLITENNYHVLQHLLWKKSGSCQFSPQIERYIYRNCEKGRCSCNRELADWYARHFQCETLYMSKLSHVQQSAEICNLFTSTVCSICSIKLHSLKTLELHTDHHPIYVCHLCGDVVRKVSQHYAAKHPNLEKNLTELAKLGPYISRHSDLFKSLFLCNFSKGDKNTSFVLNSYCIFCRVKVLVDDRGESQHWNLHMTPCCRDCTTLKMRKCEAHSKPLFFHPVFYLHKFTQHNFVKKEGYNYECDKCSFSIDEASGGKLLSTFTRCPSCDLNVLISNKRDAMGLVIHVMQQHFAIRSCNVLLCENRSQCAEDLHEHYAEAHLDLLKCSLCSLPFPSVSTLLQHAAACKASTLDAYFSSRDLNGACTAPTLMIKTRCPLCNMFHETPDERNPFFHPRHVCPLCYNVLPHNEFGDHFYKCHNEFVAQLAEHLSNGVPPEEFLRITKEALELQLAHLYTLSKRTIRELHCISMRREPDENEETETNCTKYKITAEEYEHVVHLAFQKE